Proteins from a genomic interval of Corynebacterium deserti GIMN1.010:
- the rpf1 gene encoding resuscitation-promoting factor Rpf1, with protein sequence MGRHSAKTSSAFTKIAASTIAFGAAATIMAPSASAAPDSDWDRLAQCESGGNWAINTGNGYHGGLQFSASTWAAYGGQEFATYAYQATREQQIAVAERTLAGQGWGAWPACSAKLGLNSAPTQRDVSTPAPVASTPAPAAEYAAPATANNVAIGSTDLNTIKSAYGAVTGTLAQYGVQVPAQVEAYYNSFVG encoded by the coding sequence ATGGGACGTCACTCAGCTAAGACCAGCTCAGCGTTTACCAAGATCGCAGCTTCCACCATCGCTTTTGGTGCAGCCGCAACCATCATGGCTCCTTCCGCATCTGCAGCTCCTGATTCCGACTGGGATCGCCTCGCACAGTGCGAGTCCGGTGGAAACTGGGCAATCAACACCGGCAACGGCTACCACGGCGGCCTGCAGTTCTCTGCAAGCACCTGGGCTGCATACGGTGGCCAGGAGTTCGCAACCTACGCGTACCAGGCAACCCGCGAGCAGCAGATCGCTGTCGCAGAGCGCACCTTGGCTGGCCAGGGCTGGGGAGCATGGCCTGCATGTTCCGCAAAGCTCGGACTGAACTCCGCCCCAACTCAGCGCGACGTTTCCACCCCGGCACCAGTTGCTTCTACCCCAGCTCCAGCAGCTGAGTACGCAGCTCCTGCAACCGCCAACAATGTCGCCATCGGCTCCACCGACTTGAACACCATCAAGTCCGCATACGGTGCTGTCACCGGAACCCTCGCTCAGTACGGCGTCCAGGTTCCAGCCCAGGTTGAGGCTTACTACAACTCTTTCGTTGGTTAA
- a CDS encoding cold-shock protein, translating to MPVGTVKWYDAERGFGFVSNPDGEDCFVGKQVLPKGVTELHKGQRIDFDFAAGRKGPQALRVKVLETPRRRPQHKYKPEELNGMISDLMTLLEGSVQPGLAKGQYPDHKAGAQVAEILRVVAKELEA from the coding sequence GTGCCTGTCGGAACGGTGAAGTGGTACGACGCGGAGCGTGGTTTCGGCTTTGTCTCCAATCCTGATGGCGAAGACTGCTTTGTTGGAAAGCAAGTTCTACCCAAAGGTGTAACCGAATTGCATAAAGGACAGCGCATCGATTTTGATTTCGCTGCAGGCCGAAAAGGCCCACAGGCACTTCGAGTGAAGGTTCTTGAAACTCCACGCAGGCGACCACAACACAAGTACAAGCCTGAAGAGCTCAACGGAATGATTTCTGACCTCATGACCCTCTTGGAGGGAAGTGTGCAGCCAGGTCTTGCCAAGGGGCAATACCCTGACCACAAGGCTGGTGCACAGGTGGCAGAAATTCTTCGCGTTGTCGCGAAAGAACTAGAGGCATAA
- a CDS encoding DUF2771 domain-containing protein, with amino-acid sequence MASRKTKRKNLIQILSLTVAVVLVVIVSVMFQQWWNDRPEPLPEDISITASAPAGEVEVFPFSICEPGVECAENEVPTLNVGADEELHLSIPESIHDHDWYLLTIYDDPAANDEFYHTSYDATEATVPGSVDPLEEGGERPRLVVVEVSSVMIGQDENGEESPYTVTWSLSTMDNAEGE; translated from the coding sequence ATGGCAAGCCGGAAGACCAAACGCAAAAACCTCATTCAGATTCTCAGCCTCACCGTGGCGGTGGTGTTAGTGGTGATTGTGTCGGTGATGTTCCAGCAGTGGTGGAATGACCGCCCAGAACCACTGCCTGAAGATATTTCCATCACAGCCTCGGCACCAGCTGGTGAGGTGGAGGTCTTCCCCTTCAGCATCTGTGAGCCCGGTGTGGAGTGTGCAGAAAACGAGGTTCCTACCCTCAATGTCGGAGCAGACGAAGAACTGCACCTAAGCATTCCGGAGTCCATCCATGATCATGATTGGTACTTGCTCACCATTTACGATGATCCGGCAGCTAATGACGAGTTCTACCACACCAGCTACGACGCCACTGAGGCAACTGTTCCGGGTTCTGTCGATCCACTAGAAGAGGGCGGTGAGCGTCCACGCCTAGTCGTTGTGGAGGTCTCTTCTGTGATGATTGGTCAAGATGAAAACGGTGAGGAAAGCCCTTACACGGTGACGTGGTCACTGAGCACCATGGATAACGCTGAAGGTGAATAA
- a CDS encoding glutaminyl-peptide cyclotransferase yields MSVNKLAAVAVLSSFPLSSCSTPDSEHDASVEYLVPEIVSTHPFDETSFTQGLEVDGDELIIGTGQYGTSRIYRSTVDGQESVSQSLDREFFGEGITRFNDVVWQLTWNEGVAFKRNATTLDELDRVSYEGEGWGICSTQDALYTTDGSSTITVRDPETFEATDTINVTLEGTPVESLNELECVDGSIYANIFLDTDIVRINPDSGTITAVIDASNLPNNALPDANNVLNGIAHIPDTDRFYLTGKRWPDLYEVKFVPAG; encoded by the coding sequence ATGTCTGTGAACAAGCTTGCTGCCGTTGCTGTCCTGTCCAGCTTTCCATTGTCCTCATGTTCAACCCCTGACTCTGAACACGATGCATCGGTTGAATACTTGGTTCCAGAAATCGTCTCAACGCATCCTTTTGATGAGACTTCTTTTACCCAGGGCTTGGAAGTGGACGGCGATGAGCTGATCATTGGCACCGGCCAATACGGCACCTCGCGTATTTATCGCAGCACCGTTGATGGGCAGGAATCGGTCTCACAGTCATTGGATCGAGAGTTCTTCGGCGAGGGCATTACCCGCTTCAACGACGTGGTGTGGCAGCTGACATGGAATGAAGGGGTGGCCTTCAAACGCAATGCCACCACGTTGGACGAGCTTGATCGCGTGTCCTATGAAGGTGAAGGCTGGGGAATCTGTTCCACCCAGGATGCTCTCTACACCACCGATGGCAGCTCCACCATTACGGTTCGGGATCCAGAAACCTTTGAGGCAACCGATACCATCAACGTCACTTTAGAGGGCACGCCTGTGGAGTCTCTCAATGAGCTGGAGTGCGTTGACGGCAGTATTTATGCCAATATCTTCCTGGATACCGACATCGTGCGCATCAACCCAGACTCCGGCACTATCACCGCCGTGATCGATGCCTCAAATCTGCCTAATAATGCTCTTCCTGATGCAAACAATGTGCTCAACGGCATTGCCCACATTCCCGATACGGATCGCTTTTATCTGACTGGTAAGCGTTGGCCAGACCTCTATGAGGTTAAGTTCGTCCCTGCTGGCTAG
- a CDS encoding aminotransferase class IV codes for MVDGKIRNLPGHIDRIIAAVPTAPQFLDRITSQLREAKGTVQARVSIEANHYNVELRPARLKKTLVTMDSRGHRDERRHPLVKGKDVAWQNKVTAESKFQGADDGLLVDESGRVIMAINSSLLAIQGDTVFHSTHPRAMLSVLEEPILTYLQEQGCHAKPRPDGFNIEDLRASEVWIIDSVDGARLVNAWVEYGTKFPVPEKRPVASFVPTYSEVNDYLWSTATPA; via the coding sequence ATGGTTGACGGGAAGATCCGCAACCTCCCAGGCCACATCGACCGCATCATTGCTGCGGTACCTACTGCGCCTCAATTTCTTGATCGCATCACCAGCCAACTGCGTGAGGCAAAAGGCACGGTCCAGGCACGTGTCTCAATTGAAGCCAACCATTACAACGTGGAACTACGCCCGGCGCGCCTGAAAAAGACGCTTGTCACTATGGATTCACGCGGGCACCGCGACGAGCGCCGGCACCCGCTGGTGAAGGGCAAAGACGTGGCGTGGCAGAACAAGGTGACTGCTGAGTCCAAGTTTCAGGGGGCTGACGACGGCTTGCTTGTCGACGAGTCCGGCCGCGTCATCATGGCGATCAACTCTTCCCTCCTGGCGATTCAGGGCGATACTGTTTTTCATTCCACGCACCCTCGCGCGATGCTGTCGGTGCTGGAAGAACCTATTTTGACATATCTTCAAGAGCAGGGCTGTCATGCCAAGCCCCGTCCCGATGGCTTTAATATTGAGGATCTCCGCGCCTCAGAGGTGTGGATCATTGATTCCGTGGACGGCGCGCGTCTAGTGAACGCCTGGGTGGAGTACGGCACTAAGTTCCCCGTTCCAGAAAAACGCCCCGTGGCGTCTTTTGTGCCCACCTACTCTGAGGTCAATGATTATCTGTGGAGCACTGCTACCCCCGCGTAA
- a CDS encoding NCS2 family permease — protein sequence MTSGNSTDTRGALDRYFKISERGSSIGTEIRAGVVTFFAMAYIIILNPLILGTTPDVEGNTLGIPQVAAATALAAGVMTIAFGLIARYPFGIAAGLGLNTMVAVTLVSGEGLTWPEAMGLVVLDGIVIVILAVSGFRVAVFRAIPASMKAAISVGIGLFIAMIGLVDAGFVRRIPDAAGTTVPVTLGINGSIASWPTFVFIIGVLLCGILVVRRVRGGLFIGILGTTIIAIIAEAFFGAGASVENGESNPSGWSLAVPAIPDSFGGVPDLSIVGAVDLIGAFSRIGVVAATLLVFTLVLANFFDAMGTMTALGKQGNLVDDEGNLPNIKKALVVEGAGAIVGGAFSASSNTVFADSSAGVADGARTGLANIVTGSLFLLAMFLTPLYEIVPIEAAAPVLVVVGAMMMAQVKEIDFSKFYIAFPAFLTIVTMPFTYSIANGIGVGFIMYAIMAAAAGKAKEVHWLMWLVAGLFVVFFAIDPIMGALD from the coding sequence ATGACGTCAGGGAATTCAACGGACACTAGGGGCGCCCTAGACCGGTATTTCAAAATTTCGGAGAGAGGGTCCAGCATCGGCACGGAAATCCGTGCAGGTGTGGTCACCTTCTTCGCGATGGCCTACATCATCATCCTCAACCCATTGATCCTTGGTACAACCCCTGACGTTGAGGGAAATACCTTGGGCATCCCACAGGTAGCAGCCGCCACCGCACTGGCTGCCGGTGTCATGACCATCGCTTTTGGTCTCATCGCACGCTACCCATTCGGTATTGCGGCAGGCCTGGGCCTTAATACGATGGTCGCAGTCACCTTGGTTTCCGGCGAAGGCCTGACCTGGCCGGAAGCCATGGGCTTGGTTGTCCTTGACGGTATCGTCATCGTCATCCTGGCGGTCTCTGGCTTCCGCGTCGCCGTATTCCGCGCAATTCCAGCCTCAATGAAAGCAGCCATCAGCGTCGGTATCGGCCTTTTTATCGCCATGATCGGGCTTGTCGACGCCGGCTTCGTGCGTCGCATCCCTGATGCCGCCGGTACCACGGTCCCGGTCACCCTGGGCATTAACGGCTCCATAGCCTCATGGCCAACCTTCGTCTTCATCATCGGTGTGCTGCTGTGTGGCATCCTCGTGGTTCGCCGCGTCCGCGGTGGCCTGTTCATCGGTATCCTAGGCACCACCATCATTGCGATCATCGCAGAAGCCTTCTTTGGCGCTGGTGCATCCGTTGAAAACGGCGAGTCAAACCCATCCGGTTGGTCCCTCGCTGTTCCTGCCATCCCAGATTCCTTCGGTGGCGTCCCAGACCTCTCCATCGTTGGAGCTGTTGATTTGATCGGTGCGTTCAGCCGTATCGGTGTAGTCGCCGCTACTCTGCTGGTGTTCACCCTCGTTTTGGCCAACTTCTTCGACGCCATGGGCACGATGACTGCCCTGGGTAAGCAAGGCAACTTGGTCGATGACGAAGGCAACCTGCCAAACATCAAGAAAGCTCTGGTTGTGGAAGGTGCAGGCGCCATCGTTGGTGGTGCATTCTCTGCATCCTCCAACACCGTTTTCGCTGATTCCTCTGCAGGTGTCGCTGATGGCGCCCGCACCGGCCTTGCCAACATTGTCACCGGTTCCTTGTTCCTGCTGGCCATGTTCCTCACACCGCTGTATGAAATCGTGCCAATCGAGGCCGCAGCTCCTGTCCTCGTGGTCGTGGGTGCCATGATGATGGCACAGGTGAAGGAAATCGACTTCAGCAAGTTCTACATTGCATTCCCAGCATTCCTCACCATCGTCACCATGCCATTTACCTACTCCATCGCCAACGGCATCGGCGTTGGCTTCATCATGTACGCAATCATGGCTGCAGCAGCAGGTAAGGCTAAGGAAGTTCACTGGCTCATGTGGCTGGTTGCTGGACTCTTTGTGGTCTTCTTCGCCATCGATCCAATCATGGGTGCCCTCGACTAA
- a CDS encoding TrmH family RNA methyltransferase, whose translation MLSRTIITDPGDPRLDDVRDLNHSDTRPDLPGGKGLVVAEGPLVVTRLLESRFPVRTIVGFKNKLDSFFEALDPTLQTQLEGVAIYEVTRDTLAEVAGFDMHRGLLATADRAEEPTVAEVLDGAKTVVVLEGVGDHENIGSMFRNAAGMGVDAILFGNGCADPLYRRVVRVSMGHVLRLPFAHLEGTYTTWQRSLAELSEAGFHLVSLTPDPAAEHLEDALAGKDKVALLVGAEGPGLTEHAMRATDVRARIPMAPGTDSLNLATSAAIAFYERDRSQRHL comes from the coding sequence ATGCTTTCTCGCACCATCATCACTGACCCGGGTGATCCTCGCCTCGACGACGTCCGAGACCTCAACCACTCCGATACCCGCCCCGATCTTCCTGGCGGCAAAGGACTCGTTGTGGCCGAAGGGCCCCTCGTCGTCACACGCCTGTTAGAATCCCGATTCCCTGTGCGCACCATCGTGGGATTCAAAAACAAACTGGATTCCTTCTTTGAAGCACTCGATCCGACGCTTCAAACGCAGCTAGAGGGAGTGGCAATTTACGAGGTCACCCGCGACACCCTGGCAGAGGTTGCGGGTTTCGATATGCATCGAGGACTGCTTGCCACAGCCGATCGTGCTGAGGAACCCACCGTGGCAGAGGTTCTTGATGGTGCGAAAACCGTCGTCGTACTAGAAGGTGTGGGCGACCACGAAAATATTGGCTCCATGTTCCGCAATGCCGCAGGCATGGGCGTGGATGCCATTTTGTTTGGGAACGGCTGCGCAGATCCCTTGTACCGACGCGTCGTGCGCGTTTCCATGGGCCACGTCCTACGGTTGCCTTTCGCACATCTGGAAGGAACCTACACTACGTGGCAGCGCAGCTTGGCAGAACTCAGCGAAGCCGGATTCCATTTGGTATCGCTAACCCCTGATCCCGCTGCCGAGCACCTCGAAGACGCTCTCGCAGGCAAAGACAAAGTAGCGTTGCTGGTGGGTGCTGAAGGGCCAGGACTGACAGAACACGCAATGCGCGCTACCGACGTACGCGCCCGCATCCCCATGGCGCCTGGAACAGACAGCCTGAACCTGGCAACCTCCGCAGCGATCGCCTTCTATGAACGCGATCGCTCACAGCGACACCTTTAG
- a CDS encoding DUF6928 family protein has protein sequence MPGQLGENAAIVTLWFVSASDPQSIIRSEPRADRGYGRKLLAQLNPAWPITPIGQFALNRSVPASENEFYIAGFPGITIIQTVLEDVTSLSKLSPRLLKSVPATDIYVFAVNEETTLGGFAHLVDGKVKRSFIAYEERVFEDDGIPSGFEAPYWAGKMGTRKTPLALPFNPIELVAEAQRAWLGFDLSTSPDINVVAYATDGRPEPKIAQPRLISSAEVTQAAVDKLRAREASDYDDYEQHEAPDRVVSQRMIGNAKKAAESAQRMGKSLWRAGREFGANMAEKLRHTDR, from the coding sequence ATGCCAGGTCAATTGGGAGAAAACGCTGCCATTGTCACCTTATGGTTTGTCAGCGCATCTGATCCCCAATCCATTATCCGCTCGGAACCCCGGGCAGATCGTGGCTATGGGCGAAAGCTACTCGCCCAGCTCAACCCTGCCTGGCCTATTACCCCGATCGGCCAGTTTGCTCTCAACAGGTCAGTTCCGGCCAGTGAGAATGAGTTTTATATCGCAGGGTTTCCTGGTATCACCATCATCCAAACTGTGCTGGAAGATGTCACATCCCTGTCCAAATTGAGCCCCAGGCTGCTCAAAAGTGTGCCTGCGACGGACATTTATGTCTTTGCCGTCAACGAGGAAACAACGCTTGGCGGTTTCGCACACCTGGTGGATGGCAAAGTAAAACGCTCGTTCATCGCCTATGAGGAGCGTGTCTTCGAAGATGACGGCATTCCCAGCGGCTTTGAAGCACCTTATTGGGCGGGCAAAATGGGTACGCGCAAGACTCCCTTAGCGTTGCCGTTTAACCCAATTGAACTGGTTGCTGAGGCACAGCGCGCGTGGCTTGGATTTGATCTCTCCACCTCTCCCGATATTAATGTCGTCGCTTATGCAACGGATGGGCGCCCCGAGCCCAAAATCGCGCAACCCCGCCTGATTTCTTCGGCGGAAGTCACGCAGGCGGCCGTCGATAAGCTCCGTGCCCGTGAGGCGTCTGACTATGACGATTATGAGCAACATGAGGCGCCGGATCGCGTGGTATCGCAACGTATGATTGGGAATGCAAAAAAAGCGGCCGAGTCTGCACAAAGAATGGGTAAATCTTTGTGGAGAGCCGGCCGCGAATTTGGGGCAAACATGGCGGAAAAGCTCCGCCATACTGACCGCTAG
- the sepH gene encoding septation protein SepH has protein sequence MREIFLISGDSTESSLVFQTSEEDGAEEFFIAVTDELHAILAGHRAPEGESTPDHGAEAPVVLEAVATPDSYEEPVEKAVPVVKEERELDPRLSAPLTMSPREIQIRVRAGATIEELAEENGVTEARIEPYAHPVLLERARIAELAKQSHPIRENGPAKLTLWEILATAFATRGHDLTTAKWDAYRDATNQWIVRVDWKAGLSDNHAEWTLNMHNTSNPTADPRTPVAADLIDPEFIQPVRTLTSIGSRDDRDDRDNDDLESDEYNDETDVFDTVTEGNVTESITESATESGTEETETTEAPRNRRRKAVTPHWEDVLLGVRANTKRPKK, from the coding sequence ATGCGGGAAATATTCCTGATCAGCGGTGATTCCACCGAATCATCCCTGGTTTTCCAGACCTCCGAAGAGGATGGCGCTGAGGAATTTTTCATCGCGGTTACCGATGAACTCCACGCCATTCTTGCAGGTCACCGAGCGCCTGAGGGTGAATCGACCCCAGACCATGGTGCTGAAGCCCCCGTCGTGCTTGAAGCGGTGGCAACCCCTGATTCCTATGAGGAACCTGTAGAAAAAGCAGTGCCGGTGGTAAAGGAAGAGCGTGAACTCGATCCTCGTCTGAGCGCTCCTTTGACCATGTCCCCACGCGAAATCCAGATTCGGGTGCGCGCTGGAGCCACCATTGAGGAACTCGCGGAAGAAAACGGTGTCACCGAGGCACGCATTGAACCATATGCCCACCCGGTGTTGCTGGAACGCGCACGCATCGCCGAGCTTGCTAAACAATCCCATCCAATTCGTGAGAACGGACCTGCGAAGCTCACGTTGTGGGAAATCTTAGCCACGGCATTTGCTACGCGTGGCCATGATCTGACTACCGCAAAATGGGATGCCTACCGCGACGCTACCAACCAGTGGATCGTGCGGGTGGACTGGAAAGCTGGACTCAGCGATAACCACGCTGAGTGGACGTTGAACATGCACAACACCTCGAATCCCACTGCGGATCCTCGAACCCCTGTTGCTGCTGATCTCATCGACCCTGAGTTCATTCAGCCGGTGCGCACGCTTACCTCTATTGGTTCTCGCGATGACCGCGATGACCGCGATAACGATGACTTAGAGTCAGACGAATACAACGATGAGACCGATGTGTTCGACACCGTCACCGAAGGCAACGTCACAGAATCTATTACAGAATCTGCCACAGAGTCTGGCACTGAGGAGACTGAGACGACGGAAGCTCCCCGCAACAGGCGTCGCAAAGCTGTCACCCCTCACTGGGAAGATGTTCTTTTAGGAGTTCGCGCTAACACCAAGCGCCCGAAGAAATAG
- the serC gene encoding phosphoserine transaminase — MTDFPTLPSEFIPADGRFGCGPSKVRPEQIQAIVDGAESVIGTSHRQPAVKNVVGSIREGLSDLFSLPEGYEIILSLGGATAFWDAATFGLIEKKSGHLSFGEFSSKFAKASKLAPWLDEPEIVTAETGDAPAPQAFEGADVIAWAHNETSTGAMVPVVRPEGSEGSLVAIDATSGAGGLPVDINNADVYYFSPQKCFASDGGLWLAAMSPAALERIEKINASDRFIPEFLNLQTAVDNSLKNQTYNTPAVATLLMLDNQVQWMNANGGLDGMVARTTASSSALYNWAEAREEASPYVADAAKRSLVVGTIDFDDSIDAAVIAKILRTNGILDTEPYRKLGRNQLRIGMFPAIDSTDIEKLTGAIDFILDGGFAKK, encoded by the coding sequence ATGACCGACTTCCCCACCCTGCCCTCTGAGTTCATTCCAGCCGACGGCCGTTTCGGTTGCGGACCTTCCAAGGTTCGTCCAGAACAGATTCAGGCAATCGTTGACGGAGCAGAATCCGTCATCGGTACCTCTCACCGTCAGCCGGCAGTCAAGAACGTCGTAGGATCCATCCGCGAAGGCCTCTCCGACCTGTTCTCCCTGCCAGAGGGCTACGAGATCATCCTCTCCCTGGGTGGCGCAACGGCATTCTGGGATGCGGCAACTTTCGGCCTGATTGAAAAGAAGTCCGGACACCTCTCCTTCGGTGAGTTCTCCTCCAAGTTCGCTAAGGCATCCAAGCTGGCCCCTTGGTTGGATGAGCCAGAGATCGTGACCGCTGAAACTGGTGACGCTCCAGCACCACAGGCTTTCGAGGGCGCTGACGTTATTGCGTGGGCACACAACGAGACCTCCACCGGTGCGATGGTTCCTGTTGTTCGCCCAGAAGGCTCCGAAGGTTCCCTCGTTGCCATCGACGCCACTTCTGGCGCTGGCGGACTTCCAGTAGACATCAACAATGCTGATGTGTACTACTTCTCCCCACAGAAGTGCTTCGCTTCCGATGGTGGCCTGTGGTTGGCAGCGATGTCCCCAGCAGCTCTGGAGCGTATCGAGAAGATCAACGCCTCCGATCGCTTCATCCCTGAGTTCCTCAACCTGCAGACTGCAGTGGATAACTCCCTGAAGAACCAGACCTACAACACCCCAGCTGTTGCAACCCTGCTCATGCTGGACAACCAGGTTCAGTGGATGAACGCTAACGGTGGCCTAGACGGCATGGTCGCTCGCACCACCGCATCGTCTTCCGCCCTGTACAACTGGGCTGAAGCTCGTGAAGAGGCCTCCCCTTACGTTGCTGACGCTGCAAAGCGTTCCCTCGTTGTGGGCACCATCGACTTCGATGACTCCATCGACGCTGCTGTGATCGCCAAGATCCTGCGCACAAATGGAATCCTCGATACCGAGCCTTACCGCAAGCTTGGTCGCAACCAGCTGCGCATCGGTATGTTCCCAGCTATCGATTCCACTGATATTGAGAAGCTGACTGGCGCAATCGACTTCATCCTCGATGGCGGTTTTGCCAAGAAGTAA